The proteins below come from a single Malus sylvestris chromosome 3, drMalSylv7.2, whole genome shotgun sequence genomic window:
- the LOC126616408 gene encoding uncharacterized protein LOC126616408, translating into MASQVVNPSAINSIEPLSGNNFKKWKRDLEIVLGLLGINIALIEEKPAALTNTSTNEQKLKFEKWENCNTLCLLIMENTITQVIFDGIPASENAKEFMIYVSAKFMESEKTETGNLMSKLTTMKYDVVRGIREYILSMVDVATKLNSLKIPLADLYLVH; encoded by the exons ATGGCTTCTCAAG TAGTTAACCCATCTGCCATCAATTCCATTGAACCCTTGTCTGGTAACAACTTTAAAAAGTGGAAAAGAGATCTAGAGATTGTCCTAGGTTTATTGGGCATCAATATAGCTCTAATAGAGGAGAAACCAGCCGCACTAACTAACACCAGCACCAATGAACAAAAGCTCAAATTCGAGAAGTGGGAGAACTGTAATACGTTGTGCCTGCTAATCATGGAGAACACCATCACTCAAGTTATTTTTGATGGAATACCAGCTTCTGAGAATGCCAAAGAATTTATGATATATGTGAGTGCAAAGTTTATGGAATCCGAGAAAACAGAAACCGGAAATCTAATGAGTAAGCTCACAACCATGAAATATGATGTAGTTAGAGGTATAAGGGAGTACATTTTAAGTATGGTGGATGTTGCAACCAAGCTAAACAGTCTTAAAATTCCTTTAGCTGATCTGTACTTAGTCCATTAG